ACCAGCTCGTTTAATCATCTACCTTATCTACAGAGTTTTTAATTCAATCGCAATTTATTCATCAATTCATTAACACTGCACAGCTCCCTGCTGCAGATAACCCGGAGATACacttcctcgtcggcgttTAATACCTTGTCATTGTCACTCTCACCTCACTCTGTCATTCTCTCTTATTCCCCCGAACCCCGGTCCTGTCAGTTCTCCTCCAAAAACCTCACAACACACTTCGGCTCGACATCCATCCCAAAAAGCTTTTCCCCCACTGGCCTGGCCCAAAAAGATagccttttttccctccctcaCAGCCACAACAGAGTTGCGCTGGTGCAGCGCCAGTCAGCTGCGCCGTTTCCCGACAAGCTCCAACCTGGCCGGTCGTTTCGTTTGTCCCGCAGTTGGAACCAAGAACCAAAAGGCTTCAAAGAGGCTGAGGTTTCCCGTTTACCATCTCTCGGTCCTTttgccttggcttctttttccttatttttaattttattttgtttCTATTCTTATTCCCCTCTGGCCAACTTGTGTGATTCTCTGGTGTCTGGCATCCGCAGCCAGATCTGGTATGGCGTTGGCCAGCTCTCCATCCACCCTCTCGTTGCGAAGCGTTGCGAGCTGAGACGCcacaagcaaagcaaagcaaagctcaGCTAAACCACCACCCAAGGCGACATCATGGTGCGCAAAATATCCTCTTCTCTATTTGCTGCCTTCACTATAAATCACTAACTGCGATGCGCTCTTCCAGGGCTGTTGCTTCTCTCGTTCCGCGGGTCCAAACTCGCCCTATCCCGGAGGCGTCCCCGATGCCTCCTCTCGCGCCATCAACCCGCcgcccttgaccttgccagAGGGAATCATATCCACCAACCCGCAGGCCGCTGCCCtgagccatcaccaccgccgccgtcgGGACCCTCGCCCTCTCGACCAGCACATCAACCGGCCGCTTCGCCGCCACCGATGGACGTCCACCCAGCGAGTGTGGACTCGCCGTGACCTCGTCAAGGAGCGCGCCGAGTTCTTCGACACCAGAGTCGTCTGCCGACCCGAGATCTGGCAGACGCTGCACGCCGCGCTGCAGGTCCTGTGGGAGGCCAACCCGGAGGATTCCCAGGACGAGGACAATGCCCTGGCCACGGCCCAGACCATTCTCACGGCCGCCGAGATCTCCCTGCCGACGGGCAATCTTGTGAATGGTGCGTACGACGCCCTGGGCAACTTGTATGCGCTGCCCGAGTGGGTCGTGGCAGACCCGGACAACCTGGCGGATGACCGAGACCCGGATGCCAAGGGCGACGCATCGACTGCGGGCGAAGAAACCGCCGgagaggatgacgacgacgccgacTCGGAAGAGGccgagaggaggagggaagaaaagggcaaGGGAGTGCTAGACGAGCGAGAGATGGTCACTTTCCGCGCACGGTTGAGCGAGACGGGCCGGGACATTAAAGTCACCATGGCCAAAACAGACAGCGTGCGGAGTGTTATCAAAAAGATTACAGAGCAGTCAACAGTGAGTTTCCTCTTTGCTTTGTCGCCGTGTTATTGTTTCTTATTGTATTGGTTGGCTAATATTTTCATCTGCAGCTTCCCCCAGACAAGAAAATTCGCCTGGCATACATGggcaagatgctcaaggaaAACTCTTCGCTCGAAGCCCAGGGCTGGCACGCCGGCCACGTCATAAACGCCTTGGTTTTCAACCGATGACCCCATCCTACTACtacttcctcctcctcctaaCCCTTCACATCCTTCCCGCCTCAGAATTCCCTAATCTCCTACTCACATATTCTATTTCCTTTGGCCTCGTCTGGATAATACCccatatttcttctttcttcttcttcttcttcttcttctcaacgcTGCGAACTTGGAGTTCTAACGgagtatttattttatttccaTTCATCATTTGCACAAGAACGTTCTTATTTATACCCACACAAAATACACTACACTCTGCCAAAGTACATATGACGACAACGGcaaggaagagcagcagcggaCGACACAGACGAGAGAAATGGCACGGGCCTGTATCTAaagaactttttttttggtctgtCTGTTGGAGGGAAAGCATACAAGCTACTCATTACGGTTTATAACGCTACAAATACTATTTAATCGATATTTCGCTACCAATTTTCAAGGTAGTCATAAACTTTTAAcacaagaaacaaaacaagatcTTTTTTAAATGCTGTCAAGATTTCCGCCTACATCAAAAACAGTACACGCAACTAAACCCGCATCTTCCCCATTCCCTCCCCTCCTTTTATATTCCCAGCTCTCCAGTAGAAGATCGAAATAGGCCAATTGAGATGCCTATCCACTATTGCAACTACTCCCAATCCCCGCCCACCATCTGAATCCCTTCTTTTGCCTCGTTAAAAGATATAAACAGAGTAAGTATAGgtaaaaaaagcaaagaagacaCCCCCGCACAAACCACCATCTAACCGGTTCTACAAACgaataaaagaaagacagcaTTCCCTCATGAAAATACGCAAAGaataagagagagaaaaaaataataaaagggGATTCGTAAGATTATCTAAatttttttggtggtgtgTGCGTTGTGTGTATCTTTAagtcttctttcttccttccgGTATCGGGTTGTTCCTATGTCTAAGCCGTTGAGCCAATCTTATTCAGACCCTTTAGTGAGCCTAAGCTGAGGGCCAGGCCTTGTGATCTACTCCTTATGCGCACGAAGCCTGTGATGGGACCGTCCTCTCCTTCCTTTTCGATGCTCAAGTTGGCCAGCGCGTCCTCGCCTGCGGGGGGGAACAGTTAGTAAACGAGTCGTTTAGAGGGCATGTAGATATGATATCTAAAGGGGATGTAGCTGTACTTACCAAATACACTGCGAGCGTACAGATTTGCGCTCAAGAACTGGCAGTCTCCCTTCAGACTGGCCTCGGGCGTCAGGCAGTTCATGTTCGTGCAGGCCATGAGCTGATCCAGGAACTCGCGTAGTgacttggccttggagtTGATGTTGACCTTGTTCTCCCACTCAAACTCTGTCCACATGGTGCGGAACTGCGTCTCAGTGCAGGTAGCGGGCTGGATGTAGTCCATGATGTCGACGTGTAGGTCGTTCAGAATGACAACATTGGTGTCAGTAGAGTGCGCGCCGTCGTACACCACGTTGCCAAAGATGACGCCCGTGTCTGTTGACGAGACCTTGATGGTGCACTGGACATTGTGGAAGTCGTGGGGGCCCAGGTTCTGCGTGGTTGGTCGCTCAACAACCTTGAGGTCGCCCAGGGTTGCAAACTCAACAGACAGGTTCTGAAGGGTGTCGGTGGTCTGGTTGACCAGCAGAACGTCCAGGATAATGTCGAACTGGTGGACCTTGACATATGCCTCGGCATACACCGGATCGGAGAAACCAGTCAACTGGACAACACGGCTGAGCTTGGATGTGAGGTCCTCAGCGCCGCCCTCACCACCAGTTGCCCTCTCCAAGTCCATTTCGATTTCATCCAAGCCGTCAGAGGCGTTCTTCTTGGACAACTGACGAATGGGAATCACATCGTCGACCTGAATGGCAGTCTTGGCCTTCTCACGagcctccttggcggcaCGCTTGGTCTCCTCGACCTGAACCATGGCTCGGAATGCCTTGCGGGTATCGTCGAGCCACACTgcttccagctccttcttctccttgaacTCGGCAAGGGAGCGCACACAGGCCATGATCCGGTCAACGGAATCCTCGTCAATGGGCGCCTTGACAAACTGAGACTGGCCAACACGGATGATGGAGATCATGATGAGCatggcctcggccttgaggGCGTTGGTTCGTGCCTGCTCGGCTGAGATTTCTGAGTGGCGCATGACCAGCTTCACCAGCGTTGAAGACAGAACCGTTGACAGGTAGTAGTCTCCGTCCAGGATGAGCTGTCTCAAGGGCGGCTTCTGGGcggccttgacagcctccagcttggcggcggcggacGACTGGCTAGTGAGCGCAGTCTCGGTCGCATATGTACCATCGGCCAGCACCTTGCGGGAGCCGGTTGGCGCAGAGGGCTTCGAATTGCCATTGATCTGgtcgtccttcttctcgtcgccatccTGCTCTTCCAGCAGCCTCTGTTCTGAAGCAACAATGGGGATCTCTCCCAAGCTTGCACGGATACCCTTCCAAGCATCTCGGatgtccttctcctccagagAGTACTCTCCAATGATCCACAGAATACCACGATAGACCTTGCCAGCTCGCACCTCGCTAAGGGTTGATACAAGACGGCGCACAATGGTGGTTCGGAGCTCAGGGAACTTCTCGACGACCTCCTTGACGAAGTTGATGACATCAACAGCAGATGTGTTTGTGAAATCGGCGATAAAGTCCATGAGAAGCTCCACAACGCTGGCGGCAACTTCTGAGAATTTGATGGCGCATTGGTGGATGGAGTGGATTAGGAGGGATCGGTACTCGGTATTCTTCTCATACTCTTGGTCAACCGTCTTGGACAattccttcttcaacagcagGACCACCTCCTCGACATTCTTGCTAGAAACCATGGCCAGGGCCAGCTCGAGGGCCTTTTTGCGGACGTCAATGTCTGTGCTGCTGAGAACTCGCAGAATCTCCATGACAAGGTCGTCTAGGACACCCTCATTCTTCTGGCGCAACTGGTCGACCCGGTCAAGGACAATGAGCTTGACGTTGTTGTCGGCCTCCTTGATGCTTAGCTCGATAAACTTGGACGCCGCGGCCTTGACAGCGACGGGGTTGTTGGTCAAGGCTGTCAGCGATGACGCCGCCTCGTAGACGACAGTAGATGCGCCGGCTTCCAAGAGATCAAAGATTAATCGCAGATATCGAGCCTATCTCTGTTAGCTTAGGAGATCCTTATGAGTAGCTGCGTAGGGGTCGTACCTTGTTCTGAGAGTTCTGCACAGCGTCCTTGCGGATAAACTCCAATTCGACCAATTGCAGCAGTTCCTCGGCGTTGGGAATTCCGTCAAAGACGGAGCTGAGATATAGAAGGGCGGCATCGTGGTTGATGCTGGCGAGCGCTGCGAAAGCATTCCTCTTGCATGTGGCATCGGTCTCGCTCTCCAAAAAGGTTGCGATCAGCTCCGCGGCGTCGGGAATAAGAGATGGTGAGTgttggaagatggaggcgacTGCAAAGACTGCATTCTTCCTGACGTAGGCGTGTCGGTGCTCAAGGCAGGATCGCGctgaagaaaggagaggcTCAATGAGCTCTGCTTCTCTAAGCTTGCAAAGGAAACGGAGGGTGTTGCCTCGGATGTATTCGTTGGGGTGCTGCAAATCGTTTCGGATGCCATTGCTAACACCATGGTCAGTCAATTCGAGGTTGATTCCAATGGCTCATGACACTTGCCAATTGCAAGTAAAGGATGGGCTTGACTAACCAGACTAGAATCATCTCCTGCTTCAGCTTTCCAGCAGAGTCAAGCTTGGGGCATATCTCGTAGTAAAAATAGAGGAGCTTCTTGAGCGGCTTGTACTTGGAGGGCATGACGAATCGGATAATGTGCATGAGCAGTGACGGCATCGGGTCTCCGTTGAGCATGATGGTCAGGATACGCTTCATGGTGTCGACCTTGCTCTCGTCGGtgcccttctccagctgcatGCGCAGGTCGGAGAGGGAGGGCACGTCCGAGGCATTGTCCTGGTGCACCAGGCTGTAGGCATTTTCGAGGAACCCAGACATGGTGTATCCGGCTGTGTAATTGTATTGTACAGATCTGGCTCAGCAAGTCGAGTCGAGGCTGCGGGGAGGATAAGGGGCCTCAAGAGAGAGCGGGAGGAGCTTCGAATATCGCAGAGCTCACCAGAGCCATGTGCCGGAGAGTCGCAACAGCACCAATTCCAAGGCTCGAGCTGCCAGAGTCGCCGCGAAGAGTCTGGAGAGCGGGCGGGCGTCTGGAggatgttgttgctgttaGGTGTTAGGCTGCGTCTGCTTCAGACAATCTGGCTCTTCACTGGCGATGGCTCGCTGGTTACAGGTGGCACTAAGCAGCACGTTGGAGGCGGGCGTGGGGGCTCACGTGATGGAGCTATTCccttgtactcgtacgcatTGCAGTGCTTTCGTACCTGTCGTGGCTTCACCGCCCATTGATTTCTGCCGTGCCCCACCATCCAGTGACGGAGCTGTCCTATGGATTTGTTTCGCCGCAGCCTCGCGACTTTGGATCTAGCCCTGGCAACTCGACAAGGCCTCACTCAACAGCAGCTATGGCGGCCCCAAACGACCAATTTTACATCCGATACTAGTAGGTGATTTCCTGTGGACTGCGTCTGACCAGCTGTTGCTACAGTTACTGATTATGTGCGCAGCTCGGGCCACATGGGCCGTTTCGGCCACGAATTCTTGGGTACGATGACCACCTCAACAGCCATCCGCCGAGGCTCAACTTCTGGATACTAACAAGGACGATAGAATTCGACTTTCGCGTCGTCGGAGATGGCCGCAGCGCAGTCGCTAGATATGCAAACAACTCCAATTACAGAAACGACAGCTTGATTCGAAAAGAAAGTAAGGAAGCGCTATACCCTACACCAAATGGATTACCCCTTGTGGTTTTTGCTTGGTAGTATTGCCGATGGAAGAACTGGAAACACTAACGACACATCTGCAGTGTGTGTGAGCTCCGCAGTCATCGAGGAGATTAAGCGAATTGTCAAGCAGAGCGAGATTATCAAGGAAGACGATTCCAAGTGGCcgcagaagaacaaggatgGCCGACAGGAGCTGGAAATCCGATTGGGAGGAGATCACATTTCATTCGAGGTTTGTTTTGCGTCAAGGTTTTTCGAATACTATGGCAGTGGCACCGAGACTGACTCCTCTGTTATAGACGGCCAAGATTGGATCATTGGTTGATGTCACCGAATCAGCCGACCCCGAGGGCCTCCGAGTCTTTTACTACCTCGTACAAGACCTGAAGGCGCTTGTTTTCAGCCTGATAGCCCTCCACTTTAAGATTAAACCAATCTGAGCCGGCATCGGCATGCTGGAGAGACGGGCAGCGCAGAGTTATGATACCCAGTCGCCTCAATGAGGCATCGGCGATGCGCATGATTGTCACAAGGTGTTCACGGCAACAACATGCATGGGAGAATTAATTCCAGGTCTAGGGTGGCGTATGGGGAAATGCAAAAGCAATTTCTTGATTCAATAGCAGGGCCATGCGGAAGCCATGTGGAAGCCATGGGTAATTGTATGAATCAGCATATCGGGAATATAGTCAGTATGGGTACCCTAGAACGGCCCTCCCATGGGGCATTTCAATCTTACAACTGTTAAAGTCTTTAATGTCTCGTCTCGGGAAAATGTCTCTTGTAACtttttccccctccaccCATCAAGACGCGGCTCTGTCTTATATTTGGTCAGCACTATTTGGGCTGGCATGATTCAGTTTCTACATAGGTGCCTATGGTACGATGTTCGCGTACAGATATCATGATGCTGTGTATGtattgaaaagaaagaatttGTTGGATGATTCACGCTCCATGATGTTAGTACGACACATTGACCCCTTGCTTTATTTTAAAATCATCTGCTGAATCTTGATCAAGCCATGATCTGATAACATGCGTGTTCGACACTCGAGTGGGACTGGCTGCACATGGTTCCGCCATTGATCCACACCCCTGCCTTGTGGCTTGGTAGCGATCAAGTACATACCGCTGCGTTGATGACAGTCAGAACGGTATTTTATTTCTGCCTGTTGTCAAATAATTGACTTTATTCAGTATGTGATATTAATCTGTTCATCAATATCTACTTGTATTCTGCAACCCCTTTTAGATGGCTGCATAAGCTGCCTAATGCGGAAGAACTTCAGCGTCCATCTGAAGTTTCCCCTGCTGCCCAACCCAGCCCGTGCTATTCAAGTACAGCATTAGTACCTACAGCGTTTCCCCGGCCGGCCACGCTGCAATGCCACTAGCACCTCCGcaaatctccatctcactTCTGTCATTGTGTGCAAGATACTTTGGTACATACGGAGCAAGGCATCACTCCAGCATGTGCTTTTGCGCCGAATTCTCTCAAACTTGACAAAAGTAACCATTGCCCTTCTCACCTGTACAGTATCTGGCACGCAGAATAACTTGCTTTGCGCTGGTACCCCTCATCGGCACCGCCGTATTCTAGTTGGGCGTAGAATCACATCCAAGTACTAAGGTCACCCGTACTGCAGCCATCCCAAGGGGGCGCCGCTTATTGACAGTACCGGGTACGTCCCGTCTTCAGCGATATCCAGCACGCCAAAGGCAAAAGCCCAACTTTGCCTCCCGAAGAaaagccatccatctcatcttgtccagTGGCTTTTTCCATTCATTCCCCCATCACCTCTTGTGTCCGTTGATCCGCTTCTcgtcttccatcatctcgacaATTCCCAGCGTGTGCCATTGCGAGATGCACGCTGCATCCCGTCCCTGAATCCCCCCTTCCCGGCCTCGTGCTACCTGTACTTGTGCTGCAATCTGGgaccatcaccgccatcgcAGCTCGATCCGCTCTCGGACAACCCACAAACCCCCAGCACGGCGGCGCGGTTGAGACATCCTCGCTTATCGTCTAATCGTGGTAGACGAGCAGCCCGGAGGCCAAGATAACCGAcctggtctttttttccctttacTTCTTCTGCGGCGCACCGCTGCTCTTTCCTTCCATCGGCTCCCTGCACCAGCCTTGCCTGCCACGGACCGACTCGCTGTTTGTCGAGCACAATACACAATATTCACAATGCCGACTCCATCCTCCAATCCGCCTCCTGAACAaacatctcctcctccctatAACTTTCCGACATGTCCTGAGGACCAGCCACACTCCTCTCGATCCCCCCGACCGGCACAGGACGCCACGCGACCGGCTTCAGATATGGAGAGTAGCCAGAGCTCGGCGACAAGCATTGCCTCTCCTACGGCGTATTCATCTGAATCATCTCGCGACGGCCCTGCGACAGAATACTCGGTGTTAATAGAAGGTCAGGCGTCTGCGGGAGCCTCGCCCATGGACACTACATCTCCCCGACCGCCATCTAGCGGCACCGTTGCCACATCTCCCATGTCAAGTGGACGTGACGATGATCTTAAGAACCAAGGAGCTGCCGCAACCGATCGCTTAAGCCGGGAGTCGTCCACCTTGTCTGCACATTTACAAGTCGAGAATCCGGGCTCCTTCCGACGTGAGCCCGACTCATTGGAAAggctcgaggaggaggatgaataCGACTCGCCCCCCATGCCATCTGACTGCACGAACCTACGAGTAAGactgctgccattgcatTGATAATTCGGCGTATGTAGCGTGCTTACACTATGTGCAGAAAATCCCcatctcaccatcatcattccTCCGACCCGGTAGCAAGTTTCGCGGCACGCAACAATCCGAAAGACAGGTCTACGAGGTCCAAGTCGAGATCAAACATGTTGACCTGCGCGAATCTTTCCTCTGCGGCTACCTGCGTATCCAAGGTTTGTTTCGCCCCAAGCACTGTCGGCGATTATTTTCCACATTGCGTCATAGCTAACCGTTTCGACCCCTGCTTATAGGATTGACCGAAGACCACCCAACACTCACCACCTACTTTGAGGGAGAAATCATCGGTACCAAGTATAACTTCTTTACCAAGCATGATGACTGGGGCGCCAATTCCAAAGTCGATCTCAGCCATTGGTCCAAGTTTAGCGCCTTTCGGCCTTACCAGAAGATGGCTCGAAAGGGCCCAGTGACCATCACTGACCTTGCGCAACGAGACCACATCTTTATGCGGTGGAAAGAGCATTTCTTGGTCCCTGACCACCGCGTTAGAACCATCACTGGGGCCTCTTTCGAAGGTTTCTACTACATCTGCTTCAACCAGGTCAAGGGAGAAATCAGCGGAATATATTTTCACTCCAAAAGCGAAAAGTAAGCCATCTACTCCAATGCACTTTGACGAGACTAAGACTAACGGCCTATGTGCAGGTTTcaacagctggagctgaagcatGTTCCTGATAGGGGGTGCTTCAGTGCCATGGAGTTTCGGTAATGCCACGGTAATGCCAAGCGAGGATATTCGTATTGTTGATTAATAGCGGATGTGATTTATGGGACTCATCAACAGGgaagtctttctttttattgtctttgtttttaCTCTCACATATTTTATTTTTGGGAGGATTCGATTATGGAAGCGGTGTTCTACGGGATACATAGCATGCGTGCAAGGAGCCTGGCTGTTTAGTATAGGTATGTCGGGATGCACTGCACGGGTTTGAAATGAATATCTAGCTGTCATGAGGTTGTGTGTTAGCTATAACGTAACGAAATACGAAATAGATGGGACCCAATGACATTTCAAGGAGGGAATAAGCTACGAGATGCGAGTTGTTCCAAGGGGGCAGCGTATAGTCTGGCAGATAATGTGTGTGTCTTATTATTCAGTCTCAAATTTTCTAAAATAACCTCGTCGGAATGGGTTGAGGTCGTCTGCTGTTGTGCCTGTGTGTGTGGCTGCCGCCTccagccttttcttctcgtgTGCCTCTAGGTCAGTGCTTGATACTTGGGAGTCTGGCAGACGCCGGTAGGTTATCAACCTTCGTGACCCTAAAGAATTTGTTAGCAGAATGAAAAGCCAGGGATATGAAGTTGCATACATTTGTTAAAGACTTGAACGCAGACTACGACTACTTCGAGGCAGGGATGTGTAGGGACGGGGATTTCTTGCTCTTCGTCATTTGCTGTGGGCATCCAGAAAGCTAGACGGCCGTTGTCGACTAAGGTATCTGCGGCGAAAGCGAGAATGTCGTCGAGCATGGCTAGGAAGCTGTAGGGCTTCTTTGGAGGGACGTAGTCGGGTGATCTGCAAGACAATGTTAgggcatctccatcttcactctTGGTCTTGCAGGGGGAGACACTTACTCCCACTCGTTTATTCCGAGTTCGATCAGCCATGTGGCGTTTTCAGGATTCTTCAACCCCAGGACTTTTAGCCCTTCCCTCACACCGTATGGCGGATCACACACGATGCCATCCCAGGTCCTCCTCCGTCTGATGGGTGTGTTTGTCAAGtctgcggagaagaagccgcctAGCTGGGGCTTGAGTCCGTACTGGGCGAAGTTTCCAggca
Above is a genomic segment from Trichoderma breve strain T069 chromosome 6, whole genome shotgun sequence containing:
- a CDS encoding vacuolar import and degradation protein domain-containing protein, coding for MPTPSSNPPPEQTSPPPYNFPTCPEDQPHSSRSPRPAQDATRPASDMESSQSSATSIASPTAYSSESSRDGPATEYSVLIEGQASAGASPMDTTSPRPPSSGTVATSPMSSGRDDDLKNQGAAATDRLSRESSTLSAHLQVENPGSFRREPDSLERLEEEDEYDSPPMPSDCTNLRKIPISPSSFLRPGSKFRGTQQSERQVYEVQVEIKHVDLRESFLCGYLRIQGLTEDHPTLTTYFEGEIIGTKYNFFTKHDDWGANSKVDLSHWSKFSAFRPYQKMARKGPVTITDLAQRDHIFMRWKEHFLVPDHRVRTITGASFEGFYYICFNQVKGEISGIYFHSKSEKFQQLELKHVPDRGCFSAMEFR
- a CDS encoding mago nashi protein domain-containing protein; translation: MAAPNDQFYIRYYSGHMGRFGHEFLEFDFRVVGDGRSAVARYANNSNYRNDSLIRKEMCVSSAVIEEIKRIVKQSEIIKEDDSKWPQKNKDGRQELEIRLGGDHISFETAKIGSLVDVTESADPEGLRVFYYLVQDLKALVFSLIALHFKIKPI
- a CDS encoding ubiquitin-binding domain-containing protein — encoded protein: MGCCFSRSAGPNSPYPGGVPDASSRAINPPPLTLPEGIISTNPQAAALSHHHRRRRDPRPLDQHINRPLRRHRWTSTQRVWTRRDLVKERAEFFDTRVVCRPEIWQTLHAALQVLWEANPEDSQDEDNALATAQTILTAAEISLPTGNLVNGAYDALGNLYALPEWVVADPDNLADDRDPDAKGDASTAGEETAGEDDDDADSEEAERRREEKGKGVLDEREMVTFRARLSETGRDIKVTMAKTDSVRSVIKKITEQSTLPPDKKIRLAYMGKMLKENSSLEAQGWHAGHVINALVFNR
- a CDS encoding coatomer beta subunit appendage platform domain-containing protein — translated: MSGFLENAYSLVHQDNASDVPSLSDLRMQLEKGTDESKVDTMKRILTIMLNGDPMPSLLMHIIRFVMPSKYKPLKKLLYFYYEICPKLDSAGKLKQEMILVCNGIRNDLQHPNEYIRGNTLRFLCKLREAELIEPLLSSARSCLEHRHAYVRKNAVFAVASIFQHSPSLIPDAAELIATFLESETDATCKRNAFAALASINHDAALLYLSSVFDGIPNAEELLQLVELEFIRKDAVQNSQNKARYLRLIFDLLEAGASTVVYEAASSLTALTNNPVAVKAAASKFIELSIKEADNNVKLIVLDRVDQLRQKNEGVLDDLVMEILRVLSSTDIDVRKKALELALAMVSSKNVEEVVLLLKKELSKTVDQEYEKNTEYRSLLIHSIHQCAIKFSEVAASVVELLMDFIADFTNTSAVDVINFVKEVVEKFPELRTTIVRRLVSTLSEVRAGKVYRGILWIIGEYSLEEKDIRDAWKGIRASLGEIPIVASEQRLLEEQDGDEKKDDQINGNSKPSAPTGSRKVLADGTYATETALTSQSSAAAKLEAVKAAQKPPLRQLILDGDYYLSTVLSSTLVKLVMRHSEISAEQARTNALKAEAMLIMISIIRVGQSQFVKAPIDEDSVDRIMACVRSLAEFKEKKELEAVWLDDTRKAFRAMVQVEETKRAAKEAREKAKTAIQVDDVIPIRQLSKKNASDGLDEIEMDLERATGGEGGAEDLTSKLSRVVQLTGFSDPVYAEAYVKVHQFDIILDVLLVNQTTDTLQNLSVEFATLGDLKVVERPTTQNLGPHDFHNVQCTIKVSSTDTGVIFGNVVYDGAHSTDTNVVILNDLHVDIMDYIQPATCTETQFRTMWTEFEWENKVNINSKAKSLREFLDQLMACTNMNCLTPEASLKGDCQFLSANLYARSVFGEDALANLSIEKEGEDGPITGFVRIRSRSQGLALSLGSLKGLNKIGSTA